The Brenneria rubrifaciens genome has a window encoding:
- a CDS encoding amino acid adenylation domain-containing protein, with protein MKELTPMQAASWVGRQYEQPLGGVAAHLYAEFDGAGLDIARLSLAISRLYQSHPMLRLRITPEGRQTIENMDDRYRLQIDDWQGDSQCDADRYLADKRQSKTTQKLPLERGLACDISVSLLPEGRCRLHVDLDMIAADAQSFRILMEDLTRFYRQPGPPAGNTQVAYFRYLDRMRGDKSRLKRYQNDKQWWHERLPAIPPAPALPQSPVAGHCRSNRLAGLLTQPERRTLAKIARTHHLTLATLFLCAFAGVVGHSCGMTRFRLNVPMFHRRPYVKEAERIIGDFSNLVILDVAYDPAESLLTFCRRTASRLARLITHSHYPGVNVLRDLSRHHGNMQIAPLVFTSGLGLPGGKLFSDEVLRTFGEMNWVISQGPQVALDAQVVEVRDGILVNWDVRLDLFPKPIIRPLFDSYLNLMRQLALTPDTLNQPLESMLMPRQTAAIHSPPPSGAEPILTRGNNMQTPLTSLQQAYLLGRSEQWPLGGVAMQDFREYRGTLPAATLRQRLTELVRRHEALRTRIDPHMLIQYVSPETVINLDEIDLRDIPRGDALRQVDEIRRARSHTLNNLTLSPWHIWIITLAEGAGHQDDDFTTVVFTSFDALILDGSSISTIITRLFDGAEPMPQSFPLRIARPDNSEPALLTRRRLDDRRYWREKLQHLPPPPAFPWREPLASIRSSPWRRESLRLPRRLIRRISAIGAAHGLFQNSILSAAILETLSLWLRGGALPVGIPVSFPSADGRLGNASTFVVISFTRTRDASLNAARRLQQDILESLQHLTFSGVDLTRLLLKQHGESPALPVVLTNGLSWESPPADSPMRFHSGLTQTPQVAMDIRLSLDQDKNLLLCLDYAEHALDQTIVQDMLQAIAARIALTCRQTAQFPMPAQFIDYHHYHHNGDERDYIGSGFLNRIAHHLFAPSPDKAAIHCGPRTISYAQLGQSVQTAMTNLRRYGMKKGNVVALALPRSPAHLTITLACALQGIIWVPIDINSPPERMAYLLTNCQPDLIVSVIPVGEMRVVQPAALLSPVELAALDLPDASLSERSHSRDPAYYLYTSGTTGKPKCVVLSYRATDNVIGRTLEKWGVGQQDVFISVTPLHHDMSVFDLFGSLCAGATLVIPEPHEEKDAISWNRLVERHRVTLWCSVPAILDMLLSCTQDDRLRSLRLIAQGGDYIRPATIRALRARLADARLFSLGGPTETTIWSIWHEITADDSDTIPYGKPLPANRYFICHDTGEHCPAYVVGRIYTAGVNLALGYLENGILCQHDFVTLTDPAGEPVRAFRTGDEGYYRKDGNIIFANRVNGYVKIRGIRVSLPEIESALDKHPSIKEVAVVDYPAGETGEITLGAMYTSQQGDAIPIAELRAFVSRHLPCTHVPTRMIHATALPLSANGKTDRRRIKESFIAERSAGVTARDAAIADEQTRCCQRILGIYLHAIGIQHGERFDEDSAFMTMGLKPSHLQPITIRLNETFGVRLSPYDLVKCNNARHVSRLLQQT; from the coding sequence ATGAAAGAGTTGACTCCGATGCAGGCGGCCAGTTGGGTCGGTCGGCAATACGAACAGCCCCTCGGCGGCGTCGCAGCGCATTTATACGCTGAATTCGACGGCGCCGGGCTGGATATCGCGCGGCTAAGCCTGGCCATCAGCCGTTTGTATCAGAGTCATCCGATGCTGCGGCTGCGCATCACGCCTGAAGGCCGTCAGACCATAGAGAACATGGATGACCGCTACCGGTTGCAGATCGATGACTGGCAAGGCGATTCGCAGTGTGACGCAGACCGTTATCTTGCCGACAAACGCCAGAGCAAAACCACGCAGAAACTGCCGCTTGAGCGAGGTCTGGCATGCGATATCAGCGTCAGCCTGTTGCCGGAGGGCCGCTGTCGTCTGCACGTGGATCTGGACATGATTGCCGCCGATGCCCAGAGTTTCCGAATTCTGATGGAAGATCTGACCCGTTTCTACCGCCAGCCCGGTCCGCCCGCGGGCAATACGCAAGTCGCCTATTTTCGCTATCTGGATCGTATGCGCGGCGATAAAAGCCGGCTGAAAAGGTATCAGAACGATAAACAGTGGTGGCATGAGCGCCTTCCCGCCATTCCGCCCGCCCCGGCCCTACCGCAAAGCCCGGTCGCGGGCCACTGCCGCAGTAACCGGCTGGCCGGACTGCTGACACAGCCTGAGCGCCGGACGCTGGCGAAAATCGCCCGGACACATCATCTGACCCTGGCAACGCTGTTTCTCTGCGCGTTTGCCGGCGTGGTGGGACATAGCTGCGGCATGACGCGTTTCCGGCTTAATGTGCCGATGTTCCACCGCCGGCCCTATGTCAAAGAGGCCGAACGCATTATCGGCGATTTCTCCAACCTAGTTATCCTGGACGTGGCATACGATCCCGCCGAAAGTCTGCTGACGTTTTGCCGACGGACGGCCTCACGGCTGGCACGGTTAATTACCCATAGCCATTATCCTGGGGTCAATGTGCTGCGTGACCTGTCGCGCCACCACGGAAACATGCAAATTGCCCCGCTGGTGTTTACCTCAGGACTCGGGCTTCCCGGCGGCAAACTGTTTTCCGATGAGGTGTTGCGCACCTTCGGGGAAATGAACTGGGTGATCTCCCAGGGGCCGCAGGTGGCGCTCGATGCCCAGGTCGTCGAGGTACGCGACGGCATTCTGGTGAACTGGGATGTACGCCTTGACTTATTTCCCAAACCGATCATCCGTCCCCTGTTTGACAGCTATCTGAATCTGATGCGCCAGTTGGCCCTGACGCCCGATACGCTGAACCAGCCGCTTGAGAGCATGCTGATGCCGCGGCAGACGGCGGCGATCCATTCGCCGCCCCCCTCCGGCGCGGAGCCCATTCTGACGCGAGGAAATAACATGCAGACACCGTTGACTTCTCTGCAACAGGCTTATTTGCTGGGCAGAAGCGAACAATGGCCGCTAGGCGGCGTTGCCATGCAGGATTTCCGCGAGTACCGCGGGACTCTCCCCGCAGCGACCCTGCGCCAACGGCTGACCGAGCTGGTGCGGCGGCATGAGGCGTTACGCACCCGGATAGATCCCCACATGCTGATCCAATACGTTTCGCCTGAAACCGTCATTAATCTGGATGAAATCGATCTGCGCGACATACCCCGCGGCGACGCCCTGCGACAAGTGGACGAGATCCGCCGTGCCCGCTCCCATACCCTTAACAACCTTACCCTTTCGCCCTGGCATATCTGGATTATCACGCTGGCTGAAGGCGCCGGACACCAAGACGATGATTTTACTACCGTGGTGTTCACAAGTTTCGATGCATTAATTCTGGATGGATCGTCGATCTCGACCATCATTACGCGGCTGTTCGACGGAGCGGAACCGATGCCGCAGTCCTTCCCGCTGCGGATAGCGCGGCCTGACAACAGTGAACCGGCGTTACTGACCCGCCGGCGGCTGGATGACAGAAGGTACTGGCGCGAAAAGTTGCAACATCTCCCGCCGCCTCCCGCATTCCCCTGGAGAGAGCCGCTGGCCTCCATTCGCTCGTCACCATGGCGCAGAGAAAGCCTTCGCCTTCCGCGCCGATTGATCAGGAGAATCTCCGCCATCGGCGCGGCGCACGGTCTGTTTCAGAACAGCATCCTGTCGGCGGCGATTCTGGAGACGTTGTCACTCTGGCTGCGGGGTGGCGCATTGCCGGTGGGCATCCCGGTTTCCTTTCCATCAGCGGATGGCCGGCTGGGCAACGCATCCACGTTTGTGGTGATCAGCTTTACCCGCACGCGCGATGCATCTTTAAACGCCGCCCGCCGTCTGCAACAGGATATTCTGGAATCACTGCAACACCTGACGTTTTCCGGGGTTGACCTGACCCGGTTATTGCTCAAACAGCATGGAGAAAGCCCGGCGCTGCCGGTGGTGTTGACCAACGGCCTGTCGTGGGAGTCGCCGCCCGCGGACAGCCCGATGCGTTTCCACTCAGGGCTGACGCAGACCCCGCAGGTAGCGATGGATATTCGGCTGTCGCTGGATCAGGACAAGAATCTGCTGCTCTGTCTGGATTACGCCGAACACGCGCTGGATCAGACGATAGTGCAGGATATGCTTCAGGCGATCGCCGCCAGAATCGCGCTGACCTGCCGCCAGACGGCGCAGTTCCCGATGCCTGCGCAATTTATCGATTATCATCATTACCATCACAACGGCGACGAACGTGATTACATCGGTAGCGGTTTTCTCAATCGCATCGCCCATCATCTTTTCGCCCCGTCTCCCGATAAAGCGGCCATCCACTGCGGCCCCCGGACGATTTCCTATGCGCAACTCGGACAATCTGTTCAGACGGCGATGACGAACCTGCGACGCTATGGAATGAAAAAGGGCAACGTGGTGGCCCTTGCTCTGCCCCGTTCGCCGGCGCATCTGACCATCACCCTCGCCTGCGCGTTACAGGGGATCATCTGGGTGCCGATCGACATCAACTCGCCGCCGGAACGGATGGCGTATCTACTGACCAACTGTCAGCCCGATCTGATCGTCAGCGTTATTCCCGTTGGGGAGATGAGGGTCGTGCAACCGGCTGCGCTGCTATCTCCCGTCGAGCTGGCGGCGCTCGACCTGCCGGACGCGTCGCTCTCCGAGCGGAGCCACAGCCGCGACCCCGCCTATTATCTCTATACCTCAGGCACGACGGGCAAACCCAAATGCGTGGTGCTCAGCTACCGGGCGACCGACAATGTCATCGGCCGGACCCTCGAAAAATGGGGCGTCGGGCAGCAGGATGTGTTTATCTCGGTCACGCCGCTGCACCATGATATGTCCGTCTTCGACCTGTTCGGGTCGCTGTGTGCCGGTGCAACGCTGGTGATACCCGAACCGCACGAGGAAAAGGACGCCATATCCTGGAACCGGCTTGTCGAACGCCATCGCGTCACCCTGTGGTGCTCGGTGCCGGCCATCCTTGATATGCTGCTCTCCTGTACCCAGGACGATCGGCTACGTTCCCTCAGACTTATCGCACAAGGCGGGGATTACATCAGGCCGGCGACCATCCGGGCGCTCCGGGCGCGCCTTGCCGATGCCCGGCTGTTTTCTCTGGGCGGGCCGACAGAAACCACCATCTGGAGCATCTGGCACGAAATCACCGCCGATGATAGCGATACTATCCCTTACGGCAAACCTCTGCCGGCAAACCGGTATTTCATCTGTCACGACACCGGGGAACATTGTCCGGCTTACGTCGTCGGCCGGATCTATACGGCGGGGGTAAATCTGGCGCTCGGCTATCTGGAGAACGGTATCCTTTGTCAGCATGATTTCGTTACCCTGACCGACCCGGCGGGAGAGCCGGTACGCGCCTTTCGCACTGGCGATGAAGGCTATTATCGTAAAGACGGCAATATCATCTTCGCCAACCGCGTCAACGGTTATGTCAAGATCCGGGGGATACGGGTTTCACTGCCGGAAATAGAGAGCGCGTTGGATAAACATCCGTCGATCAAAGAGGTGGCGGTGGTGGATTACCCGGCTGGCGAAACGGGTGAGATCACGCTGGGGGCGATGTACACGTCGCAGCAGGGCGACGCTATTCCGATAGCGGAACTGAGAGCGTTCGTCAGTCGCCATTTACCTTGTACCCATGTGCCGACCCGAATGATACACGCCACGGCGCTGCCATTATCGGCTAACGGAAAAACGGATCGGCGCCGCATCAAGGAGAGCTTTATCGCTGAGCGATCGGCTGGCGTCACGGCACGCGACGCGGCGATAGCGGACGAGCAAACCCGGTGCTGTCAGCGCATTCTGGGTATTTATCTGCATGCGATTGGCATCCAGCACGGAGAAAGATTTGATGAAGATTCCGCCTTCATGACGATGGGGTTGAAACCGTCGCATCTCCAGCCCATCACGATACGGCTCAACGAGACGTTCGGGGTTCGGCTCAGCCCTTACGATCTGGTAAAATGCAATAATGCCCGCCATGTCTCGCGGCTACTGCAACAGACCTGA
- a CDS encoding TonB-dependent receptor, whose product MSTTYSAQRHRIPGGERESVDYTLSFPSLLTLGCWAVGSVVLPLSVSDARAAVEEEKEETRQDSSSVSPQEADTIVVTGEKRSRSIFDTGSSVEVYDARRLESTPGVAVASDLLKMTSNVVDTGAGNDLPTVRGIDGTGPAQGAHAFLNGSRARLNMAVDGRSLTYNELAFGPQSMWDIERVEVFRGPQSLLQGRNSIAGAVLITSKDPTFHWEQAVKGGIGNRHYSQTAAMVSGPIVEDELAFRVSVDRQRRRSTADLTAYAPVGDPREVEVTTSRAKLLYNPANLPELTTKLSLNHYDTRAPQNETTSSIRFETMRPVFETKSTSGIWDIAWEASDMVQLENKLLYTDFDNQRLTYDGLQSANIDGKEFQLEPLIRFGGSEDRLRALAGLRYFYAKQDERVNFNAYYGGVNTFDDKTEAFSAFAEVTYTVVPQVDVTLGGRVEREERRRQGGSSNVAIDFDEAYNVFLPKFETVWKPQDGQTYGARIARGYNAGGAGMTFYEPFVSYRYDAEYVWNYELFSRHQLKESNVELTTNIFYNDYKDMQLPVDVSASSVILNADKVTTYGAELGARWTPAWAFDLFGSVGLLKSKIESFSGSELEGNKLARAPGYTANVGARYRFAQGFELSGNVAFSDAYYSNNDNSPRGRISSYWMTNLQLAYTFSHGRAVLFAQNLFDYDDSVMSYYGSVRGVDYLSEVKPDRMIGASLELTF is encoded by the coding sequence ATGAGTACGACATACTCGGCTCAACGGCACAGGATACCGGGCGGTGAAAGGGAGTCTGTCGATTACACGCTGTCGTTTCCGTCGCTACTGACTTTGGGCTGCTGGGCGGTGGGATCGGTTGTCCTGCCTTTATCCGTATCCGATGCCAGGGCCGCCGTCGAGGAGGAGAAGGAAGAAACCCGTCAGGATTCATCCTCCGTTTCGCCACAGGAAGCGGACACCATTGTGGTCACTGGCGAAAAAAGGTCACGTTCGATTTTCGATACCGGTTCGAGCGTGGAAGTCTACGACGCCCGCAGACTCGAATCGACGCCGGGCGTCGCCGTCGCGTCGGATCTGCTTAAGATGACGTCGAACGTTGTCGATACTGGCGCCGGCAACGATCTGCCCACCGTGCGCGGCATTGATGGAACCGGCCCGGCGCAGGGGGCGCACGCCTTTTTGAACGGCTCGCGCGCGCGTCTGAATATGGCGGTGGACGGCCGCTCGCTGACCTACAATGAACTCGCCTTCGGTCCCCAGTCGATGTGGGATATCGAACGGGTTGAGGTGTTTCGCGGTCCGCAGAGTTTGCTCCAGGGCCGGAATTCCATCGCCGGCGCGGTGCTGATCACCTCGAAAGACCCGACCTTTCATTGGGAACAGGCGGTGAAGGGCGGCATCGGCAACCGGCACTATTCGCAGACGGCGGCGATGGTTTCCGGCCCCATCGTCGAGGACGAACTGGCGTTTCGCGTCAGCGTCGATCGCCAGCGGCGGCGCAGCACCGCGGATCTGACCGCCTATGCGCCGGTCGGCGATCCCCGCGAGGTGGAGGTAACGACCTCTCGCGCCAAGCTGCTGTACAATCCCGCCAACCTGCCCGAACTGACCACCAAACTCTCCCTTAATCACTACGACACCCGGGCGCCGCAAAACGAGACGACCAGCAGCATCCGGTTCGAAACCATGCGCCCGGTGTTCGAAACCAAATCCACCAGCGGCATTTGGGATATCGCCTGGGAAGCGTCCGATATGGTGCAACTGGAAAACAAACTGCTGTATACGGATTTCGACAATCAGCGTCTGACGTATGACGGCCTGCAATCCGCCAACATTGACGGCAAGGAGTTTCAGCTAGAACCCCTTATACGTTTTGGCGGAAGCGAAGACAGGTTGCGGGCGTTGGCCGGGCTGCGCTACTTCTACGCCAAGCAGGACGAACGGGTCAACTTTAACGCTTATTATGGCGGGGTGAATACGTTCGACGACAAGACCGAAGCTTTTTCGGCTTTCGCCGAGGTCACCTACACGGTGGTCCCGCAGGTCGACGTGACGCTGGGCGGACGCGTTGAGCGCGAGGAGCGGCGGCGCCAGGGCGGAAGCAGCAACGTGGCAATCGACTTCGACGAGGCTTATAACGTATTCCTGCCCAAGTTCGAAACGGTCTGGAAGCCGCAGGACGGACAGACCTACGGCGCCCGGATTGCGCGCGGCTACAACGCGGGCGGCGCCGGCATGACGTTCTACGAACCTTTCGTCAGCTACCGCTACGATGCGGAGTATGTCTGGAACTATGAACTCTTCAGCCGACATCAGCTAAAGGAGAGTAATGTCGAACTGACCACCAATATTTTCTATAACGATTACAAAGATATGCAGCTTCCCGTTGATGTGAGCGCCTCCTCCGTGATCCTCAACGCCGACAAAGTGACGACTTATGGCGCCGAGCTGGGCGCGCGTTGGACGCCGGCCTGGGCGTTCGATCTGTTCGGCTCGGTCGGTCTGTTGAAATCGAAAATTGAAAGCTTCAGCGGCAGCGAACTGGAGGGAAACAAGCTGGCGCGCGCGCCGGGCTATACCGCCAATGTGGGCGCCAGATACCGGTTCGCGCAGGGCTTTGAACTGAGCGGCAACGTTGCGTTTTCCGACGCCTATTACTCCAACAACGACAATAGCCCGCGAGGCCGGATCTCGTCGTACTGGATGACCAATCTCCAACTTGCCTATACCTTCAGCCACGGTCGGGCCGTCCTGTTTGCGCAGAATCTGTTCGACTACGACGACAGCGTTATGTCCTATTACGGCAGTGTCAGAGGCGTGGATTATCTCTCCGAGGTCAAGCCCGACCGGATGATCGGCGCGTCGCTCGAACTGACGTTCTAG
- a CDS encoding condensation domain-containing protein produces the protein MAENVDKIRADGETRRSNPVLTAQTGGETAAKEEQQTHGQTLTAFEEQAWFRHQQDQDTPDQFALAWRLSPQIRIGRLVSALEAVLKKVPGLNVRYRFDAQGELRKFTVRPAIQPVAFEPIADEAQAIAVLLREQGKPCELHLEPPVRFLLFTGGPYGVILGAVAHGILEKQLSWTQILSTLTAIYNGGTLPNLDQIVEHGGLTEGIGLPDGSRQINLPWLYRSESSAVREIIDFAKPCYRHVSGGAAARYGTTIEAARLTPFISAEGGPQAQMRVLAALFGCYLSTISAGEEVVVSLPVDGERGDAVSDDAAPAPRLRQVVVRNDGRPLSEIATQAQKSLTQRGNGVAASGSHVLVTRRLEPSASLRLADVTATRIPLPPAHCSVDLALAVGDEPGESLSLDLITGPQVSPHIGGFLLEQFVAWLVGQTAALPVVVGAPAPTTNAPQSSDGTHEAEMAETILAELREALSSPQMGLDDDFFDYGGHSLIATRVIGRLLSLHQIEIHISDLFSHPTARGLAAHARRTGGRIVAPPAVTATPHSGAASAPLSLAQKSLWKAYAAYDFGDIFNIPFALRFLDPVDETAFRQALLDVLERHTGLRTLFNEREGEVRQHVVAFSDLPSYQWFGYSHQSEASDWRERLAEEAGYRFNLAEELPLRIKFIRDGASGQQILSMLFHHIVLDEWSVNLMMDELAQAYPARVANRAPVWNNQPAPFHEFAIAQHEAGFNQTHLDYWVESLRGARGGQPLFGIETSAGNGVASSSSAGGWVELKIARSVSEGLYRLAHEHSASLFNVVYAGIAATLHGLGAPDDLVIGTSASGRNDARFFDTIGYFTTVVAHRLRFTEGITLAALIDQVKNNINQSIPHTDIPIDLIEEALSEEEASDRKHMFEVFIQLHAKNKLNGCFTLPEGGRVAFRQVDPEKNESLLGLHFEVMEEVIDGETSIRVLMSYRTGHYDAGRVDLIASTLTATFGRLAEPQAGVLPLAALVSPPQAVNHGGEAAS, from the coding sequence GTGGCGGAAAATGTTGACAAGATACGAGCTGACGGTGAAACACGGCGGTCCAATCCGGTGCTGACGGCGCAGACCGGCGGGGAGACCGCCGCAAAGGAAGAGCAACAAACGCACGGACAAACGCTGACCGCATTTGAAGAACAGGCCTGGTTTCGTCATCAGCAGGATCAGGACACGCCCGACCAGTTTGCGCTGGCCTGGCGGCTCAGCCCGCAAATTCGTATCGGCCGGCTGGTCAGCGCATTGGAAGCGGTGCTGAAAAAGGTTCCGGGTCTTAACGTCAGATACCGTTTCGATGCGCAGGGAGAACTGCGAAAATTTACCGTTCGCCCGGCGATACAGCCCGTCGCTTTTGAACCCATCGCCGACGAAGCGCAGGCGATCGCCGTCCTGTTGCGGGAGCAGGGTAAACCCTGTGAACTGCATCTTGAACCGCCGGTTCGTTTTCTGTTGTTCACCGGGGGGCCGTATGGCGTGATTCTGGGCGCGGTGGCGCACGGTATCCTGGAAAAACAGCTGTCCTGGACGCAGATCCTAAGCACGCTGACCGCCATTTACAATGGCGGGACGTTGCCGAACCTTGATCAGATCGTCGAACACGGCGGGCTGACTGAGGGAATAGGGCTGCCGGACGGCAGTCGCCAGATAAATCTGCCCTGGCTGTATCGCAGTGAGTCGAGCGCGGTGCGGGAGATTATCGATTTCGCCAAACCCTGTTACCGACATGTCAGTGGCGGCGCGGCGGCGCGGTATGGCACGACGATCGAGGCAGCGCGTCTGACGCCGTTCATCTCAGCAGAGGGTGGACCGCAAGCTCAGATGAGGGTTCTCGCGGCGCTGTTCGGTTGCTATCTGTCCACCATCAGTGCCGGCGAAGAGGTGGTCGTCAGCCTGCCGGTTGACGGTGAACGCGGGGATGCCGTCTCGGATGACGCAGCGCCGGCTCCCCGACTGCGGCAAGTTGTAGTGCGTAATGACGGCAGACCGCTGAGTGAAATTGCGACGCAGGCGCAGAAAAGTCTGACGCAACGCGGAAACGGTGTTGCGGCATCAGGTTCCCATGTGCTGGTGACCCGGCGGCTGGAACCTTCGGCGTCGCTGCGGTTGGCGGACGTCACTGCTACACGGATACCGTTGCCCCCTGCGCACTGTTCTGTCGATCTCGCGTTGGCCGTCGGCGACGAACCGGGAGAGAGTCTGAGTCTGGATCTGATCACCGGGCCGCAGGTTTCACCCCATATTGGCGGCTTCCTGCTCGAACAGTTTGTTGCCTGGTTGGTCGGGCAGACGGCGGCTCTGCCGGTGGTCGTTGGCGCGCCTGCCCCAACGACAAACGCGCCGCAATCGTCAGACGGCACGCACGAGGCGGAGATGGCCGAAACGATCCTCGCTGAACTCCGGGAGGCGCTGTCATCGCCCCAGATGGGCCTTGATGATGATTTTTTCGATTACGGCGGGCATTCGCTGATCGCCACGCGCGTGATAGGGCGGTTGCTTAGCCTTCACCAGATCGAAATTCATATCAGCGATCTGTTCAGTCATCCTACCGCCCGGGGGCTGGCCGCGCATGCGCGGCGCACCGGCGGGAGAATCGTCGCGCCTCCCGCCGTCACCGCGACGCCGCACAGCGGTGCGGCGTCCGCGCCGTTATCACTGGCGCAGAAATCATTATGGAAAGCCTACGCCGCCTATGATTTCGGCGACATCTTCAATATTCCCTTTGCGTTGCGCTTTCTCGACCCGGTCGATGAAACGGCGTTCCGGCAGGCGCTGCTTGATGTGCTGGAACGGCATACCGGCTTGCGAACGCTGTTTAACGAGAGGGAGGGCGAGGTGCGCCAGCATGTCGTTGCGTTCAGCGATCTGCCGAGCTATCAATGGTTCGGGTATTCGCATCAAAGCGAGGCGAGTGACTGGCGCGAGCGACTGGCAGAGGAAGCCGGATACCGCTTTAATCTCGCTGAAGAACTGCCGCTGCGTATTAAATTTATTCGCGATGGCGCATCAGGGCAGCAGATTCTTTCCATGCTGTTCCATCACATTGTACTGGATGAGTGGTCCGTCAATCTGATGATGGACGAGTTGGCCCAGGCTTACCCGGCACGGGTGGCGAACAGAGCGCCGGTATGGAATAACCAGCCGGCGCCTTTTCATGAGTTTGCCATTGCACAACATGAAGCCGGATTCAACCAGACGCACCTTGACTATTGGGTCGAGAGCCTGCGCGGTGCACGCGGTGGCCAACCGCTGTTCGGGATTGAAACGTCTGCCGGAAACGGCGTGGCGTCATCTTCCAGCGCCGGGGGATGGGTGGAGCTGAAAATAGCGCGTTCGGTCTCGGAGGGGTTATACCGGCTGGCCCATGAGCACAGCGCTTCACTGTTCAATGTGGTGTATGCCGGCATTGCGGCCACGCTCCACGGCCTCGGCGCGCCGGATGATCTGGTCATCGGCACGTCGGCGTCAGGACGGAACGATGCCCGCTTCTTTGACACCATCGGTTATTTCACCACGGTGGTTGCGCATCGTTTGCGCTTCACCGAAGGGATCACCCTGGCCGCGCTTATCGATCAGGTGAAGAACAACATTAACCAGTCTATCCCTCACACCGATATTCCCATTGATTTGATTGAAGAAGCGCTGTCGGAGGAAGAGGCATCGGATCGCAAGCATATGTTTGAAGTCTTTATCCAACTGCATGCAAAAAACAAACTGAACGGCTGTTTTACTTTGCCTGAGGGGGGCCGCGTGGCTTTCCGGCAAGTAGACCCGGAAAAAAACGAATCATTGCTGGGCCTGCATTTTGAGGTGATGGAGGAGGTCATCGACGGCGAAACGTCGATACGCGTACTGATGAGCTACCGAACCGGCCACTATGACGCCGGGCGGGTCGATTTGATCGCCAGTACGCTCACCGCGACGTTTGGGCGGCTGGCGGAACCGCAGGCGGGTGTTCTGCCGCTCGCGGCGCTCGTCTCGCCGCCGCAGGCGGTGAACCACGGCGGCGAGGCGGCATCATGA
- a CDS encoding isochorismatase family protein, producing the protein MSIPKLKSYDLPVQAALPVNKVNWPLATSRAALLIHDMQHYFLNFWEQDTPLVKRVVENIARLKKACRQQGIPVFYTAQPENQNDEERALLNDIWGAGLTHCAGQQGIVDALAPEKEDIVLTKWRYSAFQRSDLELMLKNSGRNQLIICGVYAHIGCLTTALDAFMRDIKPCMVADALADFSYEQHMMALCHTANCCGQVATTGGLVDALNSETPGWDNARLREVLLPLLDEDCGEIGDDENLLEYGLDSVRIMSLITRLHQEGYAVDFISLMKNPTFNGWQSLLDQCQGRVGMSGGINVSSRAGCGSGADN; encoded by the coding sequence ATGAGCATCCCTAAATTGAAAAGCTATGATTTGCCGGTTCAGGCGGCGCTACCGGTCAACAAAGTCAACTGGCCGCTGGCAACGTCCCGTGCCGCGCTGTTGATTCATGACATGCAGCATTATTTCCTTAATTTCTGGGAACAGGACACGCCGCTGGTTAAGCGGGTGGTGGAGAATATTGCCCGTCTGAAAAAGGCCTGCCGTCAACAGGGCATACCGGTGTTCTATACCGCCCAGCCCGAAAATCAGAACGATGAGGAGCGTGCCCTGCTGAACGATATTTGGGGGGCGGGATTAACGCATTGCGCCGGCCAGCAGGGGATTGTCGATGCGCTGGCGCCGGAAAAGGAGGACATCGTGTTAACCAAGTGGCGCTACAGCGCGTTTCAGCGCTCCGATTTAGAGTTAATGCTGAAAAACAGCGGGCGCAATCAATTGATAATCTGTGGCGTTTATGCGCACATCGGTTGCCTGACAACCGCTCTGGACGCGTTTATGCGTGATATCAAACCCTGTATGGTGGCCGATGCGCTGGCGGATTTCAGTTATGAGCAGCATATGATGGCCCTGTGCCACACGGCCAATTGCTGCGGTCAGGTGGCAACCACCGGCGGGCTGGTGGACGCGCTGAATAGCGAGACGCCGGGTTGGGATAACGCGCGTCTGCGCGAGGTGCTGTTGCCGCTGCTTGATGAAGACTGCGGCGAGATTGGCGACGATGAAAACCTGCTCGAATACGGTCTGGACTCGGTGCGCATCATGTCGCTGATCACCCGCTTGCATCAGGAGGGGTATGCGGTCGATTTTATCTCCCTGATGAAAAATCCTACTTTTAACGGCTGGCAGTCGTTGCTGGATCAATGTCAGGGTCGCGTGGGTATGAGCGGCGGAATTAATGTCAGCAGCCGGGCGGGATGCGGCAGCGGAGCAGATAATTGA